The Candidatus Melainabacteria bacterium genome includes a window with the following:
- the bshA gene encoding N-acetyl-alpha-D-glucosaminyl L-malate synthase BshA, whose amino-acid sequence MSSGGEMGSLGSAMRIGITCYPSVGGSGIIATLLGKELAVRGHEVHFISYERPFRLPKDEPRIKFHQVRVNDYGLFKYPDYTLPLSVKMAEVCREYRLHVLHVHYAVPHATAALLSRCMLPAELHPRIVTTLHGTDTTLLGHDPGYGPAIHHALSQSNGVTAVSQFLKSETRRVLNYDCPIEVVYNFFKPRLPARSRQEVRQDLGVSDEEVLIIHSSNLRPVKRIDLLLDTVARVNPSYPFKLLIVAGASFAEFLDQAKRLGLSERIIVRENVLEIEDYLQAADLGLITSDSESFCMSILEAMFFEVPSVATNVGGIPEVIEDGVSGLLAPSGSAAELAGALEKLIADPDLRKRLGRAAKVRAQELFSAERIVSQYESLYRSVSAEVIPCS is encoded by the coding sequence ATGAGTTCAGGAGGCGAAATGGGGAGTTTGGGAAGTGCAATGCGTATCGGCATAACCTGTTATCCGTCAGTTGGCGGTAGTGGCATCATTGCGACATTGCTGGGTAAGGAGCTGGCTGTTCGCGGTCACGAAGTGCATTTCATCAGCTACGAGAGACCCTTCAGATTGCCGAAGGATGAACCGCGCATAAAATTTCACCAGGTACGTGTCAATGACTATGGCCTATTTAAGTACCCTGATTACACCTTGCCATTGTCTGTAAAAATGGCGGAAGTCTGCCGCGAATACCGGCTCCATGTGTTGCACGTTCACTACGCTGTTCCTCACGCCACGGCGGCGCTGCTGTCGCGGTGTATGTTGCCTGCAGAATTGCATCCACGAATTGTTACCACCTTACACGGCACTGATACCACATTGCTCGGACATGATCCTGGCTATGGACCGGCGATTCATCATGCACTCAGTCAGTCTAATGGTGTTACTGCCGTTTCGCAGTTTCTGAAAAGCGAAACGCGAAGAGTGCTCAATTATGATTGTCCGATTGAAGTTGTCTACAACTTCTTCAAACCACGCTTGCCTGCGAGATCCAGGCAAGAGGTTCGTCAAGACCTTGGTGTCAGTGACGAAGAAGTGTTGATAATACATTCCTCGAATCTTCGACCAGTAAAGAGAATTGATTTATTGCTCGACACGGTGGCACGAGTCAACCCATCTTATCCATTTAAATTGCTCATTGTCGCAGGTGCAAGTTTCGCAGAATTCCTCGACCAGGCGAAACGGCTTGGACTCAGTGAGCGAATTATTGTGAGGGAAAACGTTCTGGAAATCGAAGACTATTTGCAGGCAGCTGATCTGGGATTGATTACGTCAGACAGTGAAAGCTTCTGCATGAGCATTTTAGAAGCCATGTTTTTTGAGGTTCCAAGTGTCGCTACAAATGTGGGTGGCATACCTGAGGTGATCGAAGATGGCGTCAGTGGATTACTCGCCCCTTCAGGCAGTGCAGCCGAGCTGGCGGGCGCTCTCGAAAAACTGATCGCTGATCCGGATTTGCGCAAAAGGCTGGGGCGTGCAGCAAAGGTTCGTGCCCAGGAACTGTTTTCGGCAGAAAGGATTGTCTCGCAGTACGAATCACTATATCGATCTGTGAGCGCCGAAGTAATTCCTTGCTCCTAG
- a CDS encoding GGDEF domain-containing protein, with the protein MSDPFESKYDPKVIDQGWALFGRESMFTKMVLDMRSNRQKFKETKQQHILDKSRHALTEEKIEEFERVGLRDKLTDLCNPRAFGKKLQYELRRAKRYKRPLSLLVVAVDNLDEVGRTYGQLAIDDTIRSAANICRAAIRDVDVAARCSPDKLAIIFPETYSSRAIVVGERIREKMKGTQINEDLRQLRVTASVGVVSFPTHARDEQDLLNRALEFLRIAQSEGGDRVHNG; encoded by the coding sequence ATGTCTGATCCGTTCGAATCAAAATACGACCCCAAAGTCATAGATCAGGGCTGGGCCTTGTTCGGTAGAGAATCCATGTTTACAAAAATGGTTCTCGATATGCGCAGTAATCGACAGAAGTTTAAAGAAACCAAGCAGCAGCACATCCTAGATAAAAGCAGACACGCGCTTACCGAGGAAAAAATCGAAGAGTTCGAACGCGTCGGACTTCGAGATAAATTAACAGACCTGTGCAATCCCCGAGCCTTCGGCAAAAAACTGCAGTATGAACTGCGCCGGGCGAAACGCTATAAACGTCCGCTCTCGCTTCTTGTTGTCGCGGTCGACAATCTAGACGAAGTAGGCAGAACGTATGGTCAGCTTGCCATCGATGACACGATTCGCTCGGCAGCAAATATTTGCCGGGCTGCCATCAGAGACGTAGATGTGGCAGCGCGATGCAGCCCAGACAAGCTTGCCATTATCTTCCCTGAAACCTACTCTTCCCGCGCCATTGTCGTTGGAGAGCGAATCAGAGAAAAAATGAAAGGCACGCAAATCAATGAAGACTTGCGCCAGTTGAGAGTTACGGCAAGCGTAGGAGTCGTTTCATTCCCCACGCACGCCCGTGACGAACAGGACCTGCTGAACCGGGCTCTGGAATTTCTCCGCATTGCTCAGAGTGAAGGCGGCGATCGAGTTCACAACGGTTGA
- a CDS encoding tyrosine-protein phosphatase, giving the protein MRTLNWSACVNVRDLGGLSTRHGDTTVFGRVVRADSLDRLDDDGVASMRRYGISTIIDMRDARERDATTSYESIERLHLPLEDQSDEEFWQKWRHYNSTPIYYSAFLKHCPERVRSVFESIALAPPGGIVFHCGAGRDRTGLIAILLLNLVGVSPEQIVGDYCLSAPNLKPLGQVKDQEAIEAAYKANKTNAATEILALLSDFDAETYLLDSGVSREMIELIRSRLTASK; this is encoded by the coding sequence ATGAGAACGCTGAACTGGTCTGCCTGTGTTAATGTTCGCGACCTTGGTGGTCTTTCGACACGCCACGGCGATACGACTGTGTTTGGGCGGGTGGTCAGAGCCGATAGTCTTGACCGACTCGACGACGACGGCGTCGCCAGTATGCGCCGATATGGCATATCGACGATTATTGATATGAGGGATGCCCGTGAACGAGACGCTACAACTTCGTATGAGAGTATCGAGCGCCTTCATCTGCCTCTGGAAGATCAATCAGACGAGGAATTTTGGCAAAAATGGCGACACTATAACAGTACTCCTATTTACTACAGCGCCTTTTTGAAGCATTGTCCCGAGAGAGTGAGAAGCGTTTTTGAATCCATTGCCCTCGCGCCTCCCGGTGGCATAGTTTTTCACTGTGGTGCGGGAAGAGATCGCACAGGACTTATTGCCATTCTCTTGTTGAACCTTGTTGGGGTAAGCCCGGAGCAGATCGTGGGGGACTATTGTCTGTCTGCACCTAACCTGAAGCCACTCGGTCAAGTCAAAGATCAGGAGGCAATCGAAGCAGCCTATAAGGCGAACAAAACTAATGCAGCGACGGAGATATTGGCACTTCTGAGCGATTTCGACGCCGAAACCTATCTGCTCGACAGTGGAGTGAGTCGCGAGATGATTGAACTGATTCGTTCTCGGCTCACTGCTTCGAAATGA
- a CDS encoding gamma-glutamylcyclotransferase — translation MQNKLTLNEVTALIELVNKARAQANFPTLHNSPEEQQLNELFGTDHTLAVYGTLAPGRQNYHIVEPLGGEWTDGLIEGTLQETGWGATQGYPAFRPAAGGPIVQIKVLKSNALPEGWRPVDEFEGPDYQRILVPVFYVQDLNSTNQQLKLYTVANLYAARDR, via the coding sequence ATGCAGAATAAACTGACGCTGAATGAAGTAACAGCCTTGATTGAGCTCGTAAACAAAGCACGCGCTCAGGCAAACTTTCCTACATTGCACAATTCACCTGAAGAGCAACAACTAAACGAATTGTTCGGAACAGACCACACTCTTGCAGTTTACGGAACACTGGCACCAGGTCGTCAGAATTATCATATTGTGGAACCACTCGGAGGCGAGTGGACAGACGGTCTGATCGAAGGAACACTGCAAGAAACTGGATGGGGCGCGACCCAGGGTTATCCAGCCTTCAGACCTGCAGCGGGCGGGCCCATCGTGCAAATAAAAGTGCTGAAATCAAATGCGTTGCCTGAGGGTTGGCGCCCCGTCGATGAGTTCGAGGGACCTGATTATCAAAGAATCCTGGTTCCGGTGTTTTATGTACAAGACCTCAATTCCACAAACCAACAGCTGAAGCTTTACACAGTCGCAAACCTGTACGCGGCAAGAGACCGTTGA
- a CDS encoding RNA-binding protein has product MTNKLFVGNLSFKTTEAQLEEAFSRSGTVVSVAIPTDRETGRKRGFGFVEMETKEMADAAVKDFNGQSLDGRQIVVNESKPRETAPRRGNW; this is encoded by the coding sequence ATGACTAATAAACTATTTGTAGGCAACCTTTCATTCAAAACCACTGAAGCTCAATTGGAAGAAGCATTTTCCAGAAGCGGCACTGTGGTTTCAGTAGCGATTCCAACGGATCGTGAGACTGGCAGAAAGCGTGGATTTGGCTTCGTTGAAATGGAAACCAAAGAGATGGCAGACGCAGCCGTCAAAGATTTCAACGGTCAGTCACTTGATGGACGCCAGATCGTTGTCAACGAATCTAAGCCTAGAGAAACTGCACCACGTCGTGGCAACTGGTAG
- a CDS encoding insulinase family protein, which produces MVILNNRTHKNVGNMNAMKTIAWFAAVVFFCSIAPSQSFGRTGNAFEAIKLPAGTPNPQNIRQYRLKSNGLDVILCERHATPIVTTMVVYHIGSRNEAVGYTGSTHFLEHMMFKGTQKHDPLKKTGFDDTLKPLGGYNNATTSQDRTNYFEIVPAKSLPVTLEIESDRMQHLLLRPADRASEMTVVRNELERGEDDSREILENNTFASAFKEHPYHHPVIGWRSDVEGVPTERLKQFYKDFYYPNNATLILVGDFKTEPTLALIEKYFASIPRAPKPFPKVYTTEPPQEGERRYTVKRGSESPKLMVAYHSPNALNKDQYALTIIENLLGDESKRSSRLYKRLIDASIASDFNTSNYQMHDPGLFSVTAAAAPNVALEKVEKETIKEIERLKTEAVPIDELNLAKQAIVKRLKLEASDPIGLADQLTEVIASSNLNWWLNFSRNIEQVSQADILRVANKYFKEDNRTVGYYIPKTPAAPEAVSTSQPDTAADSQSETTTDSHLTPSAVPLKTAQKIRPADVSAAIPSTFAARVKKQVLPNGLTVVVLPTPGTGTVAVSGKIQAGTIFRDLEKSQVPEFVADMLTKGSESFSKEEVAKRLEEMGTNLAFGEDDFWVSFDTEVITEDYPSIISLAADCIRKPKFLSVELGKTKKQKHSILNDRISSTSDQSWNAFTRSLYKPSSVYYDKTFEEQINELDKMNVDDLRAYHQAHYIPSNTVLTVVGDINPDDAISTITKQFQDWSGGPRQPIKLSQSDLLSTKPKHLSVPLPDKANVDVVMGRPVPISVQSKDYPATSVGNAAFGYDSFACRLAPVRDQYGLTYAINSYLAGPAEKFAPWAISFSVNPENYGKTVSLVSRLLSEYVKGGITPQELASEKSHLAGVFYVGMRSAKQIAARLCEYEMLGVGAQYMDTYARSINATTLEEVNAAIRKYFQPDQLTVSASGSFKPTDQKK; this is translated from the coding sequence TTGGTGATTCTGAATAATCGAACGCACAAAAACGTTGGCAATATGAATGCAATGAAAACTATCGCCTGGTTTGCGGCGGTAGTTTTCTTTTGTTCAATCGCTCCATCTCAGTCGTTTGGGCGAACCGGCAACGCCTTCGAGGCGATAAAACTGCCGGCAGGCACACCGAATCCGCAGAACATTCGCCAATATCGTCTGAAATCGAATGGTTTAGATGTCATATTGTGCGAACGACATGCCACGCCAATCGTGACGACGATGGTGGTATATCACATCGGGTCACGAAACGAAGCAGTTGGATATACAGGCTCCACTCATTTCCTCGAACACATGATGTTCAAAGGAACGCAGAAACACGATCCGCTCAAGAAGACGGGCTTCGATGACACACTCAAGCCTCTGGGCGGTTACAACAACGCCACAACCTCTCAAGACCGAACCAATTATTTCGAAATCGTTCCTGCCAAAAGCCTTCCTGTAACCCTGGAGATCGAATCGGACAGAATGCAGCATCTTTTGCTTCGCCCGGCCGATCGCGCTTCAGAAATGACGGTTGTACGCAACGAACTGGAACGAGGCGAGGACGATTCGCGCGAGATTTTAGAGAACAATACGTTCGCATCCGCATTTAAGGAACATCCATATCATCACCCTGTTATTGGCTGGAGATCAGATGTGGAGGGCGTTCCAACTGAACGGCTGAAGCAGTTCTACAAAGACTTTTACTATCCCAATAACGCAACACTGATTCTTGTAGGCGACTTCAAAACCGAACCGACTCTCGCCCTCATCGAAAAATACTTCGCTTCAATACCGCGGGCACCAAAGCCGTTTCCAAAAGTTTATACGACCGAGCCACCGCAAGAAGGCGAGCGCCGCTACACAGTTAAACGCGGCAGCGAATCACCAAAACTTATGGTTGCCTACCATTCGCCGAATGCTCTGAACAAAGATCAATACGCCCTGACAATAATAGAAAACTTGCTGGGCGATGAAAGCAAACGGTCCAGCCGATTATACAAAAGGCTGATCGATGCGTCGATTGCTTCGGACTTCAACACCTCGAACTACCAAATGCATGACCCCGGGCTGTTTTCGGTAACCGCTGCGGCGGCACCGAATGTGGCACTCGAAAAGGTCGAGAAAGAAACCATAAAAGAGATTGAACGACTGAAGACCGAAGCCGTTCCAATCGACGAACTGAATCTAGCAAAACAAGCAATCGTAAAGCGCCTCAAACTCGAGGCGTCGGATCCGATTGGACTGGCTGACCAACTGACCGAAGTGATTGCCAGTTCGAATCTAAATTGGTGGCTGAACTTTTCGCGGAACATTGAGCAGGTCAGTCAAGCCGACATTCTGCGCGTAGCCAACAAATATTTCAAGGAAGACAATCGTACTGTCGGTTACTACATACCCAAAACTCCAGCAGCTCCTGAAGCCGTTTCCACCTCCCAACCTGACACCGCGGCCGATTCGCAGTCAGAGACAACCACCGACTCTCATTTGACACCATCTGCGGTGCCGCTAAAAACTGCGCAGAAGATTCGCCCTGCCGACGTCTCTGCTGCAATTCCTTCCACTTTCGCTGCGCGAGTCAAAAAACAAGTCCTGCCGAACGGCTTGACCGTTGTCGTCTTGCCGACTCCAGGCACTGGCACTGTCGCAGTGTCAGGAAAAATTCAAGCCGGTACGATATTCAGAGATCTCGAAAAAAGTCAGGTGCCCGAGTTTGTTGCAGACATGCTTACCAAAGGATCTGAATCATTCTCGAAGGAAGAAGTGGCAAAACGACTGGAAGAAATGGGCACCAATTTAGCCTTCGGCGAGGATGACTTCTGGGTTTCATTTGACACAGAAGTAATTACGGAAGACTATCCATCGATTATTTCACTTGCCGCAGACTGCATTCGCAAGCCGAAATTTCTGAGCGTCGAATTGGGCAAAACCAAGAAGCAGAAGCACAGCATCCTCAATGACCGCATCTCCAGCACAAGCGATCAGAGCTGGAATGCTTTTACGCGCAGCCTTTACAAACCTAGCAGCGTCTACTACGACAAAACATTCGAAGAACAAATCAACGAACTGGACAAAATGAATGTGGACGACCTGCGCGCCTACCATCAAGCACATTACATACCGTCCAACACGGTTCTGACAGTCGTTGGCGACATAAATCCAGATGACGCGATTTCGACAATCACTAAACAATTCCAGGACTGGTCAGGTGGACCGCGACAACCAATAAAGCTTTCTCAGTCTGACTTGCTATCGACCAAACCGAAACACCTGAGCGTTCCGCTTCCCGACAAAGCAAATGTGGATGTGGTTATGGGTCGTCCAGTTCCTATTAGCGTCCAATCAAAAGACTATCCAGCCACTTCAGTCGGTAACGCGGCTTTCGGATACGACAGTTTTGCCTGCAGACTGGCACCTGTGCGAGACCAATACGGATTGACTTATGCAATCAACTCTTATCTCGCTGGACCGGCAGAAAAATTTGCCCCCTGGGCCATTTCATTCTCCGTCAATCCGGAAAATTACGGCAAAACGGTGAGCCTGGTCTCCAGACTGCTCAGTGAATACGTCAAAGGTGGTATCACGCCGCAGGAACTGGCCAGCGAAAAGTCACACTTAGCCGGCGTTTTTTACGTGGGCATGCGTTCTGCCAAACAAATTGCAGCTCGACTATGCGAGTACGAGATGCTCGGGGTAGGGGCCCAGTACATGGACACCTATGCCAGATCGATCAATGCCACGACCCTCGAGGAGGTCAACGCGGCCATTCGAAAATACTTCCAGCCTGACCAGTTGACCGTTTCAGCCTCCGGCAGCTTCAAACCGACCGACCAGAAGAAATAA
- a CDS encoding M20/M25/M40 family metallo-hydrolase, whose amino-acid sequence MRKISQRVIMLFTALCLPICGGSASAASDADIKAQTEAVQLLADYLKIDTTNPPGNEKLGAEYLAGVLRKNGIEAQIFDTDPNRSCVYARLKGTGKKKAIVLLNHIDVVPARAEDWKYPPFGGEIHDGELWGRGALDMKGMGIIELEAMLRLKRSGVTLDRDIIFLGTPDEEVGGDHGAKWFKDHKPELLKDAEFLINEGFHIDTDKDGKVLYWGVNVAEKSLLWLKVTARGDAGHASMPIADSAPNRLVRGLKRLIDSPPAPVVLPLVQQYFNQISVNETGKTKEAYADVKKALDNPQLRDILLKDKMKSAMLLNTVSLTVLKAGYKTNVIPAEAYAELDCRLLPGTDHAKFAEEVKSKLADPLLEVTVLESEIGAPSSADTDLFAAIKAVAQEEKPGVPVVPVVVQWFTDSHWFRELGLTAYGWEPVEQDPEHIASVHGKNERVSLKGLEDGANRLEKVLLKLSKSQ is encoded by the coding sequence ATGCGAAAAATTTCACAGCGAGTTATCATGCTCTTTACAGCGCTGTGTTTGCCGATTTGTGGAGGAAGTGCCAGTGCTGCCTCAGATGCAGACATTAAGGCTCAAACCGAAGCAGTTCAGTTGCTGGCCGATTATCTCAAAATCGATACAACCAACCCGCCTGGGAATGAAAAACTAGGCGCTGAATATCTAGCCGGAGTTTTGCGAAAAAACGGCATTGAGGCTCAGATTTTCGATACGGATCCTAACCGTTCTTGCGTCTATGCACGACTGAAAGGGACCGGCAAAAAGAAGGCGATAGTCCTCTTAAATCACATCGACGTAGTTCCTGCGCGAGCCGAAGATTGGAAATATCCGCCGTTTGGTGGGGAGATACATGATGGCGAACTCTGGGGTCGCGGCGCACTCGACATGAAAGGTATGGGCATTATCGAGCTGGAAGCGATGCTCAGGCTGAAGCGGTCAGGCGTAACACTTGATCGGGACATCATTTTTCTGGGCACGCCAGACGAGGAAGTGGGCGGCGATCATGGTGCCAAATGGTTCAAGGATCATAAGCCGGAACTGTTGAAAGACGCAGAATTCTTGATTAACGAAGGATTTCACATCGACACCGACAAAGACGGAAAAGTTCTTTACTGGGGTGTTAACGTAGCCGAGAAATCTCTTCTGTGGCTCAAAGTTACAGCCAGAGGAGATGCAGGGCACGCATCTATGCCTATTGCTGATTCAGCGCCGAATCGATTGGTGCGTGGATTGAAGAGATTGATCGACAGTCCTCCTGCTCCAGTGGTATTGCCTCTGGTGCAACAGTACTTTAATCAGATCAGTGTAAATGAAACTGGTAAAACCAAAGAAGCTTATGCCGACGTTAAGAAGGCGCTTGATAATCCTCAGTTGCGTGACATTTTGCTCAAAGACAAAATGAAAAGCGCGATGCTCCTCAATACAGTCTCTTTGACTGTTTTGAAGGCTGGCTACAAGACGAATGTGATTCCGGCGGAAGCATATGCTGAGCTTGATTGTCGTCTTCTGCCCGGTACAGATCATGCAAAATTTGCAGAAGAGGTGAAGTCCAAATTAGCCGACCCGTTGCTGGAGGTGACCGTTCTGGAATCCGAAATCGGAGCGCCGTCCAGTGCTGATACCGATTTGTTCGCAGCAATCAAGGCTGTTGCGCAAGAAGAGAAGCCCGGTGTTCCAGTGGTACCGGTCGTGGTGCAATGGTTCACAGACTCGCACTGGTTTCGTGAACTTGGATTGACCGCGTATGGGTGGGAGCCTGTAGAGCAAGATCCTGAGCACATTGCTTCCGTTCACGGGAAAAATGAGCGAGTTTCTCTAAAGGGTCTGGAAGATGGTGCCAATCGTTTGGAGAAAGTTTTACTGAAACTCTCCAAATCGCAGTAA
- a CDS encoding GNAT family N-acetyltransferase has product MSAEDSNKRSSKIALRLAKQEDVPVLTKLIDASVRGLQHGDYSQAQIDSALRTVYGVDSQLIADGTYFVAEATDQPQQTLIVGCGGWSKRNTLHGGDQFAGREDTLLDHSTDAAKIRAFFIHPDWVRLGIGGRILEACENAASQAGFRRLELSSTLTGVALYSAKGYVAAGPMEVPLENGLTLPIVKMTKTLHS; this is encoded by the coding sequence ATGTCTGCGGAAGACTCAAACAAAAGATCCAGCAAAATAGCCTTACGCCTGGCGAAACAGGAAGACGTTCCCGTTCTGACTAAGCTTATAGATGCATCCGTGCGCGGTTTGCAACATGGTGATTATTCACAGGCTCAAATCGACAGCGCTTTGAGAACGGTTTACGGAGTCGATTCACAATTAATTGCCGACGGTACCTATTTTGTAGCCGAGGCAACAGACCAACCTCAGCAGACTCTCATTGTCGGATGCGGAGGCTGGAGCAAGCGCAATACTCTGCATGGTGGCGATCAGTTTGCAGGGCGCGAAGACACTCTTTTAGATCACTCAACTGACGCTGCCAAAATCAGGGCATTTTTCATACACCCAGATTGGGTTCGACTAGGAATCGGTGGACGCATTCTGGAGGCTTGCGAGAATGCCGCCAGCCAGGCTGGATTTCGTCGGCTGGAATTGAGTTCTACTTTAACGGGTGTAGCGCTCTATTCAGCTAAAGGATATGTCGCGGCAGGTCCTATGGAAGTGCCGCTGGAAAACGGTTTAACCCTTCCGATAGTGAAAATGACGAAAACCCTGCATTCTTAG
- a CDS encoding matrixin family metalloprotease has protein sequence MNKRQMNRRKMIRHPHLTNLNIVILLTLAFGVALIDTFMVGTQSPCLAADTFMMDGKAISAKEAQSANLVKESMQTLEGGNVQNALKQAQEAVALAPEFYYSVCALGVCQARSGMSDDAIASFRKALSLNPNQPDALWSLSATLQSSGRTAEALASFKEFLAKYPANARASQARAFVDLMGSNHSQAVTSHNPEDYFDEAIGNNPVRWNKENIPIKIFISDGSSKRGYKQSYAAELQNALKAWEDASNGLIKFVQVDKQEQASIVFLWSDNPKDVSNPAEGGEALLRPLGNSLAAVRITVLTIDIDQGMHLNDQLIRLICTHELGHALGIAGHSPSPNDIMYSSLPLDYERLKVSQRDAKTLRKLYSIDLASVPHASINAQGLLSASDIANSSDLVTITRQATDAMNAKDYDKATVLLQEGVAKYPDSVSLKHNLGAALNNKGLMAMNARQFSKALATFQEALVLNPDSNAAKHNIATVHYNMGLNSMRAAKFSEAEPELKLAIEKCEELNFQELLTKAASEYATALEKLGKSAAAKQIEAKYKVTAD, from the coding sequence ATGAATAAACGCCAAATGAATAGACGCAAAATGATTAGGCACCCACATCTTACAAACCTGAACATCGTCATTCTTCTGACGCTGGCTTTTGGCGTTGCATTGATCGACACCTTTATGGTGGGAACTCAAAGTCCTTGCTTAGCTGCTGACACATTCATGATGGACGGCAAAGCGATATCTGCAAAAGAAGCTCAATCAGCAAATCTGGTCAAAGAGTCCATGCAAACGCTGGAGGGCGGCAACGTGCAGAATGCGCTCAAGCAGGCACAAGAGGCAGTTGCACTGGCACCGGAATTCTATTACTCAGTGTGCGCCCTGGGCGTCTGCCAGGCACGTTCAGGAATGTCAGACGATGCAATCGCGTCATTCAGAAAAGCACTCAGTCTCAACCCCAATCAACCAGATGCGCTCTGGAGCTTGTCCGCGACACTCCAATCATCAGGAAGAACAGCAGAAGCGCTGGCATCATTTAAAGAGTTTCTCGCTAAATATCCAGCCAATGCACGCGCTTCGCAAGCCAGAGCCTTTGTCGACTTGATGGGCAGCAATCACAGTCAGGCGGTGACATCACACAATCCCGAAGATTACTTTGACGAGGCAATAGGAAACAATCCTGTTCGCTGGAACAAAGAAAACATTCCAATCAAAATCTTTATCTCAGACGGCTCCAGCAAACGTGGATACAAACAAAGTTATGCCGCGGAATTGCAGAACGCGCTGAAGGCGTGGGAAGACGCCAGCAACGGTTTGATCAAGTTCGTACAGGTCGATAAACAGGAGCAGGCTTCTATCGTCTTTCTCTGGTCCGACAATCCAAAAGATGTTTCGAATCCAGCGGAAGGTGGCGAGGCGTTGCTGCGACCGCTGGGGAATAGCCTGGCTGCAGTGAGGATTACTGTGCTGACAATCGACATCGACCAGGGCATGCACTTAAACGATCAGTTGATACGCTTGATATGCACTCACGAACTGGGACATGCTCTGGGAATTGCAGGACACAGCCCATCACCAAACGACATCATGTATAGCAGCCTGCCGCTCGACTATGAAAGACTCAAAGTCAGCCAGCGCGATGCGAAAACCTTGCGCAAACTCTACTCGATTGATTTAGCATCAGTACCGCATGCCAGCATAAACGCGCAGGGCTTGCTATCCGCATCAGATATCGCCAACTCGTCGGACCTGGTGACCATCACCAGACAGGCGACGGACGCTATGAACGCAAAGGACTACGACAAGGCTACAGTATTGCTGCAGGAGGGAGTGGCAAAATATCCAGACTCTGTGTCACTCAAACACAACCTGGGAGCAGCCTTAAACAACAAGGGCTTAATGGCGATGAATGCCAGGCAATTCAGCAAAGCTCTCGCAACTTTTCAGGAAGCGCTCGTTCTGAATCCAGACAGCAATGCAGCGAAACACAACATTGCAACGGTACACTACAACATGGGGCTAAATTCAATGCGCGCGGCGAAATTCAGCGAAGCCGAGCCTGAATTGAAGCTAGCGATCGAAAAATGTGAAGAACTCAACTTCCAGGAGCTTCTAACAAAGGCCGCCTCAGAATATGCAACCGCGCTGGAAAAACTTGGTAAAAGCGCAGCCGCCAAACAGATAGAAGCAAAATACAAAGTAACAGCAGACTGA